Sequence from the Metopolophium dirhodum isolate CAU chromosome 2, ASM1992520v1, whole genome shotgun sequence genome:
CCCAAacaccaatagcaaccaataataaataaataatatttctattatttctcctataaccatagcaacaatttataaacaaatatttccatcgtaaatctcaaaatccctgtttgagcacttctattaattggtcgtagcgtgatgttatatagcctatagccttcctcgatgaatggactatccaacaaaaaaataatttttcaattcgaaccagtagttcctgagattcAAATAcacaaactctacagctttatatatttgtatacattagaattataaaaataatatttaaatcgcaTTATAAGATTACATGCCTATACATGCTATACGTCTTATATTCACATAATGATATAttctatgtataaaatagtaCAAATTGTCCATGCCCTGCATTTTAAACAATGAACCGTACATGCATACTTACTGTTTACCCACCTGGGGGTATCATGCCCGCGATCCAAGAATTATCCCTTTTGTGTTTTGAGATttgatatttatgaaaaaaatgtgtggaagatataataaatagactttttttgaataataaagagttttaagtatttaaacagttatcattattattatcataattttttcaccatgaaaatttgtttactatttttaagataaaatgtacaaaatgttataaataatcataatagagaaatatttaataaacattaacacaaaaattattataccgaATAGggaattatacaaaatatattaaatggtggaacagaaaaaactaacaaaatatgtaataaactaaatgttaaaataatgtgttatagCTATTTaccttattaatattaattttgtttttaaatacactataattattacaaaaattaacattataacagCGCTGTCTGTGTGTCCAGGTCTTTCAAATGCACAGGTGGGCCATGGACTATTTTATGCACGTTATACCgactattaatttgataaaaacaagCCAAGACTAAAACAACCACCACCACCAGAGGCACCATAAAATTCCAGATAAGTTTGGAAAAAACATAGGGCCGTTTGGTAACGTTATACGTCAAAAAGTCGCCAATCTTGACAAACATCTCTTTCGAAACGACGACGGACGTGTTTGGCATGCATACAAAACTATGTTCTGTAGCCGAGGTGACTTTGCAATTTATATCCAGTGCATCTTGGAATCGTATCAGGACGTCATCGGAATGTATGTACCGCAAGTGGTTACCGTAGACGACCACTGAACCACCTACTTCTATTTCAAAATTCTCTAGCACTGGATAGTTATCCAATACGTGGTAATAACTGGTCAACGGACCGTTAACAACGAAGTTCATCACTTCTAGTCCGAAGTTCAGCACCCATGTAAAGTTAGGTGTGTTTACGTCCCAACCATTGGAACTGTTCAATTGTGGCACTCGACAATCTATGCTTGTGTCGTCGACAGGTTTATTACAATTACTGGACGCGAACTGCATGGTGCCGTTTGGCAGCTTGACAAACATGCGGGCGGGGGACGCAACGCATGGTTCGATGAACCGTAGGCCGTTTAATGTTACGGTTGTGCCTCCGGACCCTACGCCATATAGTTCTTGCTTCAAGCCAAGCACTGGACGTGGTAAGCCACATTTAGTACCGACGTAAAACTGGAATGTCTGTGATGACTCGATATTAAACACGTGACCATTATTTGACGTGTACGTAACCAAGACCGGGCCGGATGGTGGTTCATATGTGTCGTCGGATGGTGGTGTTGTGAAACAAGTAATCGTCTTCGGTGTAGACACACTGTTCGCACATACCGTTCCCGCCACCGTCACAGTTACATTTCGGTTATTCGCAAATATCCTGTGGTTCTTGACAGTGATCGTTATAGTCGTGCCACCGGCCATCGTACCAGATAGCGGATGGACGGCTGTCACTTTTATTTCGGTACATCTATCATTGACTTCTTGTGAAGTAAAATTCCAAAATTTTTCAACACCGTTGACGTGCGATATATACAATTCATTGTGACCCTCACAGGGGTATTCGTACGAACACAATCTAACGCAGCGTGTGAAGTCATCATCATTCCACATACAAGTCCCACAGTTTTCGTTATTCTTGTCATCGATACATTGATGTTCATACATCGTTTCATTGGGTTTGGCGAGGTTGTCCAACCGCAGAGTGATGCCATTAAACTTAACATAAAATAAGAATGCAGCTAACAACTCCTTAATGTACTCCGCGaagtaatttaacttaattCTCGTTGAACATACCATCATCCCATCGATTTTTATCTCACTCTTATCTATTTTTAATGCATcgcaaataaaattactttcgTTAAGGAAATTCATGAAATCTACTGAATCATTCGATACTTTAACAGTGTATTTCAAACTATTGGTTTTATCATGATTTTCATATTGAGTTACTACTGAAAACCGTGGACATTCCTCTTTACTGTTGACTAAAAaccatgaacattttaaatcaagGTTTCTTACACATCTCTGTTGAGTTAGGAACCATGAACACTGAGGTTTCATTGTACATCTGATGCATGTCAATTCATTTTCACAACTGGTATTTCTTGATTCTATTTCCAGTGTACAACAATGTGGTGCAAACAATATAGCCTAaagaaagtaaaaacatttatcattttagattttcatttaattaactcaattatcattttataggatttaaatgataattttaaattggataatcatcttaattaaatattgttacctatagttattttattgacaaAT
This genomic interval carries:
- the LOC132938415 gene encoding LOW QUALITY PROTEIN: uncharacterized protein LOC132938415 (The sequence of the model RefSeq protein was modified relative to this genomic sequence to represent the inferred CDS: inserted 1 base in 1 codon); this translates as MNNIDDIXYIQQLNSVKADCRMFVKNINNLNHSSVNGLILFTYIMAILFAPHCCTLEIESRNTSCENELTCIRCTMKPQCSWFLTQQRCVRNLDLKCSWFLVNSKEECPRFSVVTQYENHDKTNSLKYTVKVSNDSVDFMNFLNESNFICDALKIDKSEIKIDGMMVCSTRIKLNYFAEYIKELLAAFLFYVKFNGITLRLDNLAKPNETMYEHQCIDDKNNENCGTCMWNDDDFTRCVRLCSYEYPCEGHNELYISHVNGVEKFWNFTSQEVNDRCTEIKVTAVHPLSGTMAGGTTITITVKNHRIFANNRNVTVTVAGTVCANSVSTPKTITCFTTPPSDDTYEPPSGPVLVTYTSNNGHVFNIESSQTFQFYVGTKCGLPRPVLGLKQELYGVGSGGTTVTLNGLRFIEPCVASPARMFVKLPNGTMQFASSNCNKPVDDTSIDCRVPQLNSSNGWDVNTPNFTWVLNFGLEVMNFVVNGPLTSYYHVLDNYPVLENFEIEVGGSVVVYGNHLRYIHSDDVLIRFQDALDINCKVTSATEHSFVCMPNTSVVVSKEMFVKIGDFLTYNVTKRPYVFSKLIWNFMVPLVVVVVLVLACFYQINSRYNVHKIVHGPPVHLKDLDTQTALL